A single Xylanimonas cellulosilytica DSM 15894 DNA region contains:
- a CDS encoding glycosyltransferase family 2 protein, whose amino-acid sequence MSPMPAAPTPTAPAVHDDVWVVIPLFNEATVIADVVAEVRTAFPHVVCVDDGSTDGSAARAKDAGAVVVHHSVNLGQGASLQTGIEFALRRGARYVVTFDADGQHQLVDAVGMVDMAERENLGIVFGSRFLDARTDPGFLKRLVLRTAVWFTRKSTGLQLTDAHNGLRVLRADAAAGVHLRQDRMAHASEIVLQLGRTRLPWREYPVHVLYTEYSKGKGQSLWNSVNILIDLMVN is encoded by the coding sequence ATGTCCCCCATGCCCGCCGCCCCCACCCCGACCGCCCCCGCGGTGCACGACGACGTCTGGGTGGTGATCCCCCTCTTCAACGAGGCCACCGTCATCGCCGATGTCGTCGCGGAGGTCCGCACCGCCTTCCCGCACGTCGTCTGTGTGGACGACGGCAGCACGGACGGCTCGGCGGCCCGGGCCAAGGACGCCGGCGCCGTCGTCGTCCACCACTCCGTGAACCTGGGCCAGGGCGCGTCCCTGCAGACCGGCATCGAGTTCGCGCTGCGCCGGGGTGCGCGCTACGTCGTCACGTTCGACGCCGACGGGCAGCACCAGCTCGTCGACGCCGTCGGGATGGTGGACATGGCGGAGCGCGAGAACCTGGGCATCGTGTTCGGGTCGCGGTTCCTGGACGCACGCACCGACCCGGGGTTCCTCAAGCGCCTGGTGCTGCGCACCGCCGTCTGGTTCACGCGCAAGAGCACGGGCCTGCAGCTCACGGACGCGCACAACGGCCTGCGGGTGCTGCGCGCCGACGCCGCGGCGGGCGTGCACCTGCGGCAGGACCGGATGGCGCACGCGTCGGAGATCGTGCTCCAGCTGGGCCGCACCCGGCTGCCGTGGCGCGAGTACCCGGTGCACGTCCTGTACACGGAGTACTCCAAGGGCAAGGGTCAGTCGCTCTGGAACTCCGTGAACATCCTCATCGACCTGATGGTCAACTAG
- a CDS encoding DUF2304 domain-containing protein, with amino-acid sequence MIQLILLASIALVTVLLGRSTSSARHMAYRRLFLVLFVVGSAAAILFPTALTRLANVLGVGRGSDLLLYILVIAFIGSLAMASRRATELGRKLTAVTRALALQEARYDELAARLDAVEARQGDDTPV; translated from the coding sequence GTGATCCAGCTCATCCTTCTCGCGTCCATCGCGCTCGTCACCGTGCTGCTCGGGCGGTCCACGAGCAGCGCCCGGCACATGGCGTACCGCCGGCTGTTCCTGGTGCTGTTCGTCGTCGGCTCGGCTGCGGCGATCCTGTTCCCGACGGCGCTGACGCGGCTTGCCAACGTCCTCGGCGTCGGGCGCGGGTCCGACCTGCTGCTCTACATCCTGGTGATCGCGTTCATCGGGTCGCTCGCGATGGCGTCACGCCGCGCCACGGAGCTGGGCCGCAAGCTCACCGCGGTGACGCGCGCGCTCGCGCTCCAGGAGGCCCGGTACGACGAGCTCGCCGCGCGGCTGGACGCGGTCGAGGCGCGCCAGGGCGACGACACGCCCGTGTGA